A region of the Pantoea alfalfae genome:
GTTTTTGATCGCGATTGGCCTGTGGTTCCTGCTGATGCCAAAGCTCGGTGAAGTGGATCAGGCACGCCGCCTGCATGGTCTGCCTTATGCGCTGGTGGGCGGCGGGGCAGTGGGCTTCTACGACGGATTTTTCGGGCCAGGCGCAGGCTCGTTTTATGCGCTGGCTTTCGTTACCCTCTGCGGCTACAACCTGGCCAAAGCGACCGCCCATGCCAAGGTGCTGAATTTCACCTCAAACATGGGCAGCCTGCTGTTCTTTATGTTCGGCGGCAAAGTGGTGTGGGGAACCGGTCTGATCATGATGCTCGGTGCCTTCTGCGGCGCGCGTCTGGGCGCACGACTGGTGCTGAGCCGCGGACAGAAATTGATCCGCCCGATGGTGGTGATTGTCTCTGCCGTCATGAGCATTAAATTACTGTGGGACAGCCACGGCAGCGACGTTGTGGCCTGGCTTACCACGCTGCATTCGTAACCTGAAACGCGATACCGTCATGAACCCGACCCATCATTATGAACAGCTGATCACGCTGTTTGATCGCTGCTTCAGCGATGAATTTCAGACCCGTCTAATTAAAGGCGACGATGAACCGATCTATCTTCCTGCTGATACGGAGTCGCCGTGGAACCGTGTGGTGTTTGCCCACGGCTTTTACGCCAGCGCTCTGCATGAGATCTCGCACTGGTGCATTGCCGGTGAAGCACGCCGCAAACTGGTCGATTTTGGCTACTGGTACTGCCCGGATGGCCGAGACGCGCTGACCCAGAGTCAGTTTGAAGCGGTTGAAGTGAAGCCGCAGGCGCTGGAGTGGATGTTTTGTATGGCGGCAGGCTGTCCCTTCAACGTGAGTTGTGACAATCTCGACGGAGATTGTGAGCCGGATCGCATTGCGTTCCAGCGTAAAGTGCATGCTCAGGTCATGAGCTATCTGACGTCGGGCATTCCCGACCGTCCCGCGCGTTTT
Encoded here:
- a CDS encoding sulfite exporter TauE/SafE family protein, with the translated sequence MEWFVVSPLLVGLLFLIAMLAGFIDSIAGGGGLLTVPSLLAAGLSPAQALATNKLQSVGGSFSASLYFVRRGAVNLNEQWLNIAMTLLGSILGAILIQRLQADFLRQMLPLFLIAIGLWFLLMPKLGEVDQARRLHGLPYALVGGGAVGFYDGFFGPGAGSFYALAFVTLCGYNLAKATAHAKVLNFTSNMGSLLFFMFGGKVVWGTGLIMMLGAFCGARLGARLVLSRGQKLIRPMVVIVSAVMSIKLLWDSHGSDVVAWLTTLHS
- a CDS encoding elongation factor P hydroxylase, whose amino-acid sequence is MNPTHHYEQLITLFDRCFSDEFQTRLIKGDDEPIYLPADTESPWNRVVFAHGFYASALHEISHWCIAGEARRKLVDFGYWYCPDGRDALTQSQFEAVEVKPQALEWMFCMAAGCPFNVSCDNLDGDCEPDRIAFQRKVHAQVMSYLTSGIPDRPARFITALAKFYGRPSLTASQFPWPDDL